AGTCTGTTAATCGTGTTAATCCTCCAACACCGACGATTGACACGATTAGTATAATCATAAATATTAGCCATAAACGAATATACTTTGAGTATTGATCTGTATTTACAAACATAATTTATACATATAATAGTATGTTTATTAACCAATGGATTTAATGTCGCCAATAAGAAAAAAAAAATTAGAAGTCATCAGAAAAAAGTTAGACAAACTTGATAATAGTTTACTTTCAATAATTAAAAAAAGAACTCTATTGGTAAATGAGGTTGTAAAACTAAAAAAATTTAAAAAAGAAATTGTTGATAAAAAAAGAATAAGAGCGATCCTTACAAAAATAAAAAAAAAATCAATTCAAAAAAAAATTGATCCAAATATAACAAATAGAATTTGGAAAAATATGATTTGGTCTTATATTAATTACGAAAGAAAAAATTTTAATAAAAAATAATTATTTGCTGTGTGGCGGTAATTTTTTTTCAACAAAAACTTCGTGCTTTCTAGTTGCTGGATTGTATTTTTTTGCTTTTAATTTTACTTTTGCTTTTTCACCACCTGCAGGTTTTTTTACATAATAAAAAAAAGGACTGTCAGGTTTTTCTTCTGGAACCATTCTAACTTTAACGTGTGTTTTCTTAGCCATATTATTTTATATTTTTAATATTTTTTATTAAATCAGAAATTTTAAGTAATTTTTGCTTTAATTTGTCAGTCTTTATAGAATTATTAGCTAATACGTCAAGAGGTAAAGACTCCTTAGAATTAAGTATTTTCTTTACACCATTTATTGTCATACCTTGATCTTTCAGTAGAAATTTAATCTTTTTTAGTAAATCAATAGTTTCATTATCAAAATAGCGCCTATTTCCATTAAGAATTTTTGGTTTAATTTGTTTAAATTCCTTTTCCCAAAATCTAATTGTGTGAGTTGATAAAGTGCCTTTTTTATTATCTGTAAGCCCTAAAATTTTTGCAACTTCCCCTATTGTTTTATACGCATTATCAGATTTCATCTTGATTATTTATAAACTCTTTAAATTCTTTAGATGGTTTAAATAAGATAACTTTCCTAGCTGAAATAGTTTTTTCCTCTTTCGTTTTGGGATTTCTTCCTACTCTAGATTTTTTATATCTTATTGAAAAAGTTCCAAATTTTGAAATTTTAAGTTTTTCATTCTTTTTGATATTATCAAGAATAATTGAAAAGAAATCATCAATTAAATTTTCAGAAATTTTCTTTGAAAA
The DNA window shown above is from alpha proteobacterium HIMB5 and carries:
- a CDS encoding DNA-binding protein (PFAM: Bacterial DNA-binding protein~TIGRFAM: integration host factor, alpha subunit) → MRINLTKKDLVNSVYMQLGFSKKISENLIDDFFSIILDNIKKNEKLKISKFGTFSIRYKKSRVGRNPKTKEEKTISARKVILFKPSKEFKEFINNQDEI
- a CDS encoding putative transcriptional regulator, yielding MKSDNAYKTIGEVAKILGLTDNKKGTLSTHTIRFWEKEFKQIKPKILNGNRRYFDNETIDLLKKIKFLLKDQGMTINGVKKILNSKESLPLDVLANNSIKTDKLKQKLLKISDLIKNIKNIK
- a CDS encoding Ribosomal protein L33 (PFAM: Ribosomal protein L33) gives rise to the protein MAKKTHVKVRMVPEEKPDSPFFYYVKKPAGGEKAKVKLKAKKYNPATRKHEVFVEKKLPPHSK
- a CDS encoding Chorismate mutase type II (PFAM: Chorismate mutase type II), with amino-acid sequence MDLMSPIRKKKLEVIRKKLDKLDNSLLSIIKKRTLLVNEVVKLKKFKKEIVDKKRIRAILTKIKKKSIQKKIDPNITNRIWKNMIWSYINYERKNFNKK